One window from the genome of Pseudomonas sp. L5B5 encodes:
- a CDS encoding TonB-dependent siderophore receptor: MSSAVMQRRQRTFSLKHNLAGAVAQGLVCLTGSAAAMVLPTWALAVEQAQVEFDIAPGNLAGALTRFGQSAHILLSYPASLAEGRSSPGLQGRHDVDGGLALLLSGTGLQAVRGANGDYSLQARSSGASLELSPISISGKAPGSTTEGTGEYTTYSSSSSTRLNLTPRETPQSITVMTRQRIDDQNLSTLTDTLEATPGIIVTRDGLGAETDSYWSRGFAIQNYEIDGVPTNTRLDNYSQSMAMYDRVEVVRGATGLISGMGNPAATINLIRKRPTSEAQASITGQAGTWDRYGGGVDVSGPLTDSGNVRGRLVADYKTESAWVDRFKQQTQLLYGISEFDLSEDTLLTLGFSYQRTDVDSPLRTGLPTRFSSGERTHFKRSTNTAPDWSYNDHQQTSYFASIEQQLGNGWSGKVEFTHAENQFDELFNFAMGSVNKDGSGLSQLPVRFSGTPRQDNLDLYLTGPFSLFGREHELISGVTLSQYNERTPGWGGWRYDYAGSAAGAIGNLNGWDGRSPKPDFNVSGKSSIDEDQYAAYLTSRLSLTDDLSLILGSRVIDWKRDTTERPYGGTETEVKREENGVFIPYAGVVYDLDDTWSVYASYTSIFNPQASWVRSEDNKPLDPMEGKGYEIGIKGSHFDGRLNSSLALYKLQQDNLAIWQHDNVYSAEQDTTSKGVELEFNGELAEGWQASAGYTYSVTTDTDDQRINTGLPRNSFKTFTSYRLHGPLDKLTVGGGVNWQSKVGNDLHTFTQGSYAVTNLMARYDISRNLSASLNLNNLFDREYYSNAGLYGNYGAPRNLMTSFKYSF; the protein is encoded by the coding sequence ATGTCATCCGCAGTAATGCAGCGCCGTCAGCGAACCTTTTCACTCAAGCACAACCTGGCCGGCGCCGTGGCCCAGGGCCTGGTCTGCCTCACTGGCAGCGCCGCGGCCATGGTCCTGCCCACGTGGGCCCTGGCAGTTGAACAGGCCCAGGTCGAATTCGATATCGCCCCCGGCAACCTGGCCGGCGCCCTCACCCGTTTCGGCCAGAGTGCGCATATCCTGCTGTCCTACCCGGCAAGCCTGGCCGAAGGCCGCAGCAGCCCGGGACTCCAGGGCCGGCATGATGTCGACGGCGGCCTGGCCCTCCTGCTCAGCGGCACCGGCCTGCAAGCGGTGCGCGGCGCCAATGGCGACTACTCCCTGCAGGCCCGCAGCAGCGGCGCGAGCCTGGAGCTGAGCCCGATCTCGATCTCTGGCAAGGCCCCCGGTTCCACCACCGAAGGCACCGGCGAATACACCACCTATTCCTCCAGCAGCTCGACCCGCCTGAACCTCACGCCCCGGGAAACCCCGCAGTCGATCACGGTGATGACCCGCCAGCGCATCGACGACCAGAACCTCAGCACCCTCACCGATACCCTGGAAGCGACTCCCGGGATCATCGTCACCCGCGACGGCCTGGGAGCGGAAACCGACAGCTATTGGTCCCGGGGTTTTGCGATCCAGAACTACGAGATCGACGGCGTGCCCACCAACACCCGCCTGGACAACTACTCCCAGAGCATGGCCATGTACGACCGGGTCGAAGTGGTGCGCGGCGCCACCGGCCTGATCAGCGGCATGGGCAACCCGGCGGCCACCATCAACCTGATCCGCAAGCGCCCTACCAGCGAGGCCCAGGCCAGTATCACCGGCCAGGCCGGGACCTGGGACCGCTATGGCGGCGGGGTCGATGTCTCCGGCCCGCTGACCGACAGCGGCAATGTGCGCGGGCGCCTGGTGGCGGACTACAAGACTGAAAGCGCCTGGGTCGACCGCTTCAAGCAACAGACCCAACTGCTGTACGGCATCAGCGAATTCGACCTCAGCGAAGACACCCTGCTGACCCTGGGCTTCAGCTACCAGCGCACCGACGTCGACTCGCCGCTACGCACCGGCTTGCCGACGCGCTTCAGCAGCGGTGAGCGCACCCACTTCAAGCGCTCCACCAACACCGCCCCGGACTGGTCCTACAACGACCACCAGCAGACCAGCTACTTCGCCTCCATCGAACAGCAACTGGGCAACGGCTGGAGCGGCAAGGTGGAGTTCACCCACGCCGAAAACCAGTTCGACGAGCTGTTCAACTTCGCCATGGGTTCAGTGAACAAAGACGGCAGCGGGCTCAGCCAGTTGCCGGTGCGCTTCTCCGGCACACCCCGCCAGGACAACCTCGACCTGTACCTGACCGGCCCCTTCAGCCTGTTCGGCCGCGAGCATGAGTTGATCAGCGGCGTGACCTTGTCCCAGTACAACGAGCGCACCCCTGGCTGGGGCGGCTGGCGCTATGACTACGCCGGCTCTGCGGCCGGTGCCATCGGCAACCTCAACGGCTGGGACGGCCGATCACCCAAGCCGGACTTCAACGTAAGCGGCAAATCCTCGATAGATGAAGACCAGTACGCGGCCTACCTGACCTCACGCCTGAGCCTGACCGATGACCTGAGCCTGATCCTCGGCAGCCGGGTCATCGACTGGAAGCGCGACACCACCGAACGCCCCTATGGCGGCACCGAGACCGAGGTCAAGCGCGAAGAAAACGGTGTGTTCATCCCCTACGCCGGGGTGGTCTACGACCTGGACGACACCTGGTCGGTGTATGCCAGCTACACCAGCATCTTCAACCCCCAGGCGTCCTGGGTACGCAGCGAAGACAACAAGCCCCTGGACCCAATGGAAGGCAAGGGCTACGAGATCGGGATCAAGGGCAGTCATTTCGATGGCCGCCTGAACTCCAGCCTGGCGCTGTACAAACTGCAGCAGGACAACCTGGCCATCTGGCAGCACGACAACGTCTACAGTGCCGAACAGGACACCACCTCCAAGGGGGTGGAACTGGAATTCAACGGCGAGCTGGCCGAAGGCTGGCAGGCGTCCGCCGGCTACACCTACTCGGTGACCACCGACACCGACGACCAGCGGATCAACACCGGCCTGCCGCGCAACAGCTTCAAGACCTTCACCAGCTACCGCCTGCATGGCCCGCTGGACAAGCTCACCGTGGGCGGCGGCGTCAACTGGCAGAGCAAGGTCGGCAACGACCTGCACACCTTCACCCAGGGCAGCTACGCGGTGACCAACCTGATGGCCCGGTACGACATCAGCCGCAACCTCAGTGCCTCGCTCAATCTCAACAACCTGTTCGATCGCGAGTACTACAGCAACGCCGGCCTGTACGGTAACTACGGCGCCCCGCGCAACCTGATGACCAGCTTCAAGTACAGCTTCTGA
- a CDS encoding branched-chain amino acid aminotransferase — MGNESINWDKLGFDYIKTDKRYLSHWRNGEWDAGTLTEDNVLHISEGSTALHYGQQCFEGLKAYRCKDGSINLFRPDQNAARMQRSCARLLMPHVSTEQFIEACKAVVKANERFIPPYGTGGALYLRPFVIGVGDNIGVRTAPEFIFSIFAIPVGAYFKGGLTPHNFLISSYDRAAPQGTGAAKVGGNYAASLMPGSQAKKASFADCIYLDPLTHSKIEEVGSANFFGITHDDKFVTPNSPSVLPGITRLSLIELAKSRLGLEVVEGDVLIDKLADFKEAGACGTAAVITPIGGIEYQDKLHVFYSEKEVGPITQKLYKELTGVQTGDVEAPAGWIVKV, encoded by the coding sequence ATGGGTAACGAAAGCATCAATTGGGACAAGCTGGGTTTTGACTACATCAAGACAGACAAGCGCTATCTGTCGCACTGGCGTAACGGCGAGTGGGACGCAGGCACCCTGACCGAAGACAACGTGCTGCACATCAGCGAGGGCTCCACCGCCCTGCACTATGGCCAGCAGTGCTTCGAAGGCCTCAAGGCCTACCGCTGCAAGGACGGTTCGATCAACCTGTTCCGCCCGGACCAGAACGCTGCCCGCATGCAACGCAGCTGCGCTCGCCTGCTGATGCCACACGTCTCCACCGAACAGTTCATCGAAGCGTGCAAGGCCGTGGTCAAGGCCAACGAACGCTTCATCCCGCCCTACGGCACTGGCGGCGCGCTGTACCTGCGTCCGTTCGTGATCGGCGTGGGTGACAACATCGGCGTGCGTACCGCACCCGAGTTCATCTTCTCGATCTTCGCCATTCCGGTCGGCGCCTACTTCAAGGGCGGCCTGACCCCGCACAACTTCCTGATCTCCAGCTACGACCGCGCGGCGCCACAAGGCACCGGTGCGGCCAAGGTCGGTGGCAACTACGCCGCCAGCCTGATGCCCGGCTCCCAGGCCAAGAAGGCCAGCTTCGCCGACTGCATCTACCTGGACCCGCTGACCCACAGCAAGATCGAGGAAGTCGGCTCGGCCAACTTCTTCGGGATCACCCACGACGACAAGTTCGTGACCCCGAACTCGCCATCGGTCCTGCCAGGCATCACCCGCCTGTCGTTGATCGAGCTGGCCAAGAGCCGCCTGGGCCTGGAAGTGGTCGAAGGCGACGTGCTGATCGACAAGCTGGCGGACTTCAAGGAAGCCGGCGCCTGCGGCACTGCTGCGGTGATCACGCCGATCGGCGGCATCGAGTACCAGGACAAGCTGCACGTGTTCTACAGCGAAAAAGAAGTCGGTCCGATCACCCAGAAGCTCTACAAGGAGCTGACTGGCGTACAGACCGGCGACGTCGAGGCTCCGGCCGGCTGGATCGTCAAGGTCTGA
- a CDS encoding FecR domain-containing protein produces the protein MNQPLSRDTSTDPQSIDIAMAEQAMQWQLDLQEPQVSAATLAAWQRWRQAHPLHETAWQRAETLAQRLQQVRSQGHSELARATLAPNPGRRRALKQLALLLAAGAGAWATRDTALIQDWSADYSTRVGQQRRITLADHTQVQLNTDTAISLAFDRQQRRIRLLRGELLLTLARQDSLPALQVETVEGWIQARAASFSVRQRAGRTELTVYQGDLTLRPRDGGQPPLRLGAGEQAHFSRQGLLLRQAQNTTQPAWSQGMLVAQAQPLAQFLEELGRYRPGHLGCDPSLAQLKVSGTFPLADTDRVLSAVAQTLHLEVRQFTRYWVTLKPRAVLG, from the coding sequence GTGAATCAGCCGCTGAGCCGCGACACCAGCACCGATCCGCAGTCCATCGACATCGCCATGGCCGAGCAGGCCATGCAATGGCAACTGGACCTGCAGGAACCCCAGGTCAGTGCCGCCACCCTCGCCGCCTGGCAGCGCTGGCGCCAGGCCCACCCGCTGCACGAGACAGCCTGGCAGCGGGCCGAAACCCTCGCCCAACGCCTGCAGCAGGTGCGCAGCCAGGGCCACAGCGAGCTGGCCCGGGCCACCCTGGCACCGAACCCGGGCCGGCGTCGCGCCCTCAAGCAACTGGCCCTGCTGCTGGCCGCCGGAGCCGGTGCCTGGGCCACGCGCGATACCGCGCTGATCCAGGATTGGAGCGCCGACTACAGCACCCGGGTCGGCCAGCAGCGACGCATCACCCTGGCGGACCACACCCAGGTACAGCTCAATACCGACACTGCGATCAGCCTGGCTTTCGACCGCCAGCAACGGCGTATCAGGCTACTGCGCGGCGAACTGCTGCTGACCCTGGCACGACAGGACTCGCTTCCGGCCCTGCAGGTGGAAACCGTCGAAGGCTGGATCCAAGCCCGTGCGGCAAGCTTCAGCGTGCGCCAACGGGCAGGACGCACCGAATTGACGGTGTACCAGGGCGATCTGACCCTGCGTCCACGGGATGGCGGGCAGCCCCCGCTGCGCCTGGGAGCCGGCGAACAAGCACATTTCAGTCGCCAGGGCTTGTTGCTGCGCCAGGCACAGAACACCACGCAACCGGCCTGGAGCCAGGGCATGCTGGTGGCCCAGGCCCAGCCCCTGGCGCAGTTCCTCGAAGAGCTGGGGCGCTACCGCCCCGGACACCTGGGCTGCGATCCGAGCCTCGCCCAGCTGAAAGTTTCCGGCACCTTCCCCCTGGCGGACACCGACCGCGTGCTGTCTGCCGTGGCCCAGACCCTGCACCTGGAGGTGCGCCAGTTCACCCGCTACTGGGTCACCCTCAAGCCTCGCGCTGTCCTGGGCTGA
- a CDS encoding alpha-ketoacid dehydrogenase subunit beta yields MNDHNNNIQLDTAMTTTTMTMIQALRSAMDVMLERDDNVVVFGQDVGYFGGVFRCTEGLQAKYGTSRVFDAPISESGIIGTAVGMGAYGLRPVAEIQFADYVYPATDQIISEAARLRYRSAGQFTAPLTMRMPCGGGIYGGQTHSQSIEAVFTQVCGLRTVMPSNPYDAKGLLIASIENDDPVIFLEPKRLYNGPFDGHHDRPVTPWSKHPSAQVPDGYYKVPLDVAAIARPGKDVTVLTYGTTVYVSQVAAEETGIDAEVIDLRSLWPLDLDTIVKSVKKTGRCVVVHEATRTCGFGAELVSLVQEHCFHHLEAPIERVTGWDTPYPHAQEWAYFPGPSRVGAALQRVMEV; encoded by the coding sequence ATGAACGATCACAACAACAATATCCAGCTGGACACCGCCATGACCACCACCACCATGACCATGATCCAGGCCCTGCGCTCGGCCATGGATGTGATGCTCGAGCGTGATGACAACGTCGTGGTGTTCGGCCAGGACGTGGGTTACTTCGGCGGCGTGTTCCGCTGCACCGAAGGCCTGCAGGCCAAGTACGGCACCTCGCGAGTGTTCGACGCGCCGATCTCCGAAAGCGGCATCATCGGCACCGCCGTCGGCATGGGCGCCTATGGCCTGCGGCCGGTGGCGGAAATCCAGTTCGCCGACTACGTCTACCCGGCCACCGACCAGATCATTTCCGAAGCAGCGCGCCTGCGTTATCGCTCCGCCGGCCAGTTCACCGCACCACTGACCATGCGCATGCCTTGCGGCGGCGGCATCTATGGCGGCCAGACCCACAGCCAGAGCATCGAGGCGGTGTTCACCCAGGTCTGCGGCCTGCGCACCGTGATGCCGTCCAACCCCTACGACGCCAAGGGCCTGCTGATCGCCTCCATCGAGAACGATGACCCGGTGATCTTCCTGGAGCCCAAGCGCCTGTACAACGGTCCGTTCGACGGCCACCACGACCGTCCCGTGACCCCGTGGTCCAAGCACCCGTCGGCCCAGGTGCCGGACGGCTACTACAAGGTCCCGCTGGACGTGGCAGCCATTGCCCGCCCCGGCAAGGACGTCACCGTGCTGACCTACGGCACCACGGTCTATGTCTCGCAAGTGGCGGCCGAGGAAACCGGCATCGACGCCGAGGTCATCGACCTGCGCAGCCTGTGGCCACTGGACCTGGACACCATCGTCAAGTCGGTGAAGAAGACCGGCCGTTGCGTGGTGGTGCACGAGGCCACCCGTACCTGCGGTTTCGGCGCCGAGCTGGTGTCGCTGGTGCAAGAGCATTGCTTCCATCACCTGGAGGCCCCGATCGAGCGCGTCACAGGTTGGGATACGCCGTATCCCCACGCGCAGGAGTGGGCATATTTCCCAGGGCCGTCCCGAGTGGGCGCGGCGCTGCAACGGGTCATGGAGGTCTGA
- the lpdA gene encoding dihydrolipoyl dehydrogenase, giving the protein MQQTLNTQLLIIGGGPGGYVAAIRAGQLGISTILVEGQALGGTCLNIGCIPSKALIHVAEQFHQTRHHSQGSALGIEVAAPTLNIGKSVEWKDGIVDRLTTGVAALLKKNKVQVIHGWARVIDGKTVEIDGANTRIQCEHLLLATGSKSVNLPMLPIGGPIISSTEALAPKVLPKRLAVVGGGYIGLELGIAYRKLGVEVSVVEAQERILPAYDAELTQPVLESVKQLGIKLYLKHSVLGFDAGTSSLQVREPNGDTLDLATDQVLVAVGRKPNTQGWNLEALNLDMNGSAIKIDARCQTSMRNVWAIGDLSGEPMLAHRAMAQGEMVAELIAGKHREFTPAAIPAVCFTDPEVVVVGKTPDEAKAAGLDCIVSSFPFAANGRAMTLESKSGFVRVVARRDNHLIVGWQAVGVGVSELSTAFGQSLEMGARLEDIGGTIHAHPTLGEAVQEAALRALGHALHM; this is encoded by the coding sequence ATGCAACAGACTCTCAACACCCAGCTGCTGATCATCGGCGGCGGCCCTGGCGGCTACGTCGCAGCAATCCGTGCCGGCCAGCTGGGCATCTCCACCATCCTGGTGGAAGGCCAGGCCCTGGGCGGCACGTGCCTGAACATCGGCTGCATCCCGTCCAAGGCGCTGATCCACGTGGCCGAGCAGTTCCACCAGACCCGCCACCACAGCCAGGGCTCGGCACTGGGCATCGAAGTGGCGGCGCCGACCCTGAACATCGGCAAGAGCGTGGAATGGAAGGACGGCATCGTCGACCGCCTGACCACCGGTGTGGCCGCCCTGCTGAAAAAGAACAAGGTCCAGGTGATCCATGGCTGGGCCCGGGTGATCGACGGCAAGACCGTGGAAATCGACGGTGCCAATACCCGCATCCAGTGCGAACACCTGCTGCTGGCCACCGGTTCCAAGAGCGTCAACCTGCCGATGCTGCCCATCGGCGGTCCGATCATCTCTTCCACCGAGGCCCTGGCGCCCAAGGTCCTGCCCAAGCGCCTGGCCGTGGTCGGCGGCGGCTACATCGGCCTGGAACTGGGCATCGCCTACCGCAAGCTGGGCGTCGAGGTCAGCGTGGTCGAGGCCCAGGAGCGCATCCTGCCGGCCTATGACGCCGAGTTGACTCAACCGGTGCTGGAATCGGTCAAGCAACTGGGGATCAAGCTCTACCTCAAGCACAGCGTGCTGGGCTTCGATGCCGGCACCAGCAGCCTGCAGGTACGCGAGCCCAACGGCGACACCCTGGACCTGGCAACCGACCAGGTGCTGGTGGCCGTGGGCCGCAAGCCCAACACCCAGGGCTGGAACCTGGAAGCGCTGAACCTGGACATGAACGGCTCGGCGATCAAGATCGATGCACGCTGCCAGACCAGCATGCGCAACGTCTGGGCCATCGGCGACCTGAGCGGCGAGCCGATGCTGGCCCACCGGGCCATGGCCCAGGGCGAGATGGTGGCCGAGCTGATCGCCGGCAAGCACCGGGAGTTCACCCCGGCGGCGATTCCGGCGGTGTGCTTCACCGATCCGGAAGTGGTGGTGGTCGGCAAGACGCCGGACGAAGCCAAGGCAGCCGGCCTGGACTGCATCGTCAGCAGCTTCCCGTTCGCGGCCAACGGCCGGGCCATGACCCTGGAATCCAAGAGCGGGTTCGTGCGGGTGGTGGCACGGCGTGACAATCATCTGATTGTCGGCTGGCAGGCGGTGGGCGTGGGGGTTTCCGAACTGTCCACGGCCTTCGGCCAATCCCTGGAAATGGGCGCGCGCCTGGAAGACATCGGCGGCACCATCCATGCCCACCCGACCCTGGGCGAGGCCGTCCAGGAAGCCGCGTTGCGAGCCCTGGGCCACGCGCTGCATATGTAA
- a CDS encoding 3-methyl-2-oxobutanoate dehydrogenase (2-methylpropanoyl-transferring) subunit alpha, whose amino-acid sequence MTPAYAPLRLHVPEPSGRPGCKTDFTYLRLNDAGLVRKPPIDVEPADTADLSRGLIRVLDDQGNALGAWAEDVPVEILRQGMRAMLKTRIFDNRMVVAQRQKKMSFYMQSLGEEAIGSAQALALNIDDMCFPTYRQQSILMAREVPLVDMICQLLSNERDPLKGRQLPIMYSVKEAGFFTISGNLATQFVQGVGWGMASAIKGDTKIASAWIGDGATAESDFHTALTFAHVYRAPVILNVVNNQWAISTFQAIAGGEATTFAGRGVGCGIASLRVDGNDFIAVYAASRWAAERARRNLGPTLIEWVTYRAGPHSTSDDPSKYRPSDDWSHFPLGDPIARLKQHLIKLGQWSEEEHAAVSAELEAQVIAAQKEAEQFGTLAGGQIPSAATMFEDVYKDMPEHLKRQRQQLGV is encoded by the coding sequence ATGACCCCAGCGTATGCACCGCTACGCCTGCACGTTCCCGAACCCTCGGGCCGTCCCGGCTGCAAGACCGACTTCACCTACCTGCGCCTGAACGACGCCGGCCTGGTGCGCAAACCCCCGATCGATGTAGAACCCGCCGATACCGCCGACCTCTCCCGTGGCCTGATCCGAGTACTCGATGACCAGGGCAACGCCCTGGGCGCATGGGCCGAGGATGTGCCCGTGGAGATCCTCCGCCAGGGCATGCGGGCCATGCTCAAGACCCGCATCTTCGACAACCGCATGGTGGTCGCCCAGCGTCAGAAGAAGATGTCGTTCTACATGCAGAGCCTGGGCGAGGAAGCCATCGGCAGCGCCCAGGCGCTGGCCTTGAACATCGACGACATGTGCTTCCCGACCTATCGCCAGCAGAGCATCCTGATGGCCCGCGAAGTGCCACTGGTGGACATGATCTGCCAGCTGCTGTCCAACGAGCGCGATCCGCTCAAGGGACGTCAGCTGCCAATCATGTACTCGGTGAAAGAAGCCGGGTTCTTCACCATCTCCGGCAACCTGGCGACCCAGTTCGTGCAGGGCGTGGGCTGGGGCATGGCCTCGGCAATCAAGGGTGATACCAAGATCGCCTCGGCCTGGATCGGCGATGGCGCCACCGCCGAGTCGGACTTCCACACCGCCCTGACCTTCGCCCACGTCTACCGGGCGCCGGTGATCCTCAACGTGGTCAACAACCAGTGGGCGATCTCCACCTTCCAGGCCATCGCCGGTGGTGAAGCCACCACCTTCGCCGGACGCGGCGTGGGCTGCGGCATCGCCTCGCTGCGGGTCGACGGCAACGACTTCATCGCCGTCTACGCCGCTTCGCGCTGGGCCGCCGAACGTGCCCGCCGCAACCTCGGCCCGACCCTGATCGAGTGGGTCACCTACCGTGCCGGCCCGCACTCCACCTCCGACGATCCGTCCAAGTACCGGCCGTCCGACGACTGGAGCCACTTCCCCCTGGGCGACCCGATTGCCCGCCTCAAGCAGCACCTGATCAAGCTCGGCCAGTGGTCCGAAGAGGAACACGCCGCAGTCAGTGCCGAACTCGAAGCCCAGGTCATCGCCGCGCAGAAGGAAGCCGAACAGTTCGGCACCCTCGCCGGCGGCCAGATCCCCAGCGCCGCGACCATGTTCGAGGATGTCTACAAGGACATGCCCGAACACCTGAAACGCCAACGCCAGCAACTGGGGGTCTGA
- a CDS encoding dihydrolipoamide acetyltransferase family protein, protein MGTHVIKMPDIGEGIAEVELSQWHVKVGDLVVEDQVLADVMTDKAMVDIPSPVHGKVLALGGEPGEVMAVGSILISIEVEGAGNLKDSDQLPTPSKAPAAAEKPTAAPVAAAPQVEKPAPACQAAASRPAQAPVAREANERPLASPAVRKHALDLGIQLRLVQGSGPAGRVLHEDLDAYLAQGSQPFGGHSAPGAGYAERHDEEQIQVIGMRRKIAQRMQESKHRAAHFSYVEEVDVTALEELRIHLNEKHGATRGKLTLLPFLVRAMVVALRDFPQINARYDDEAQVITRHGAVHVGVATQSDVGLMVPVVRHAEARSLWGNAEEIVRLAKAARAGKAAREELSGSTITLTSLGALGGIVSTPVLNLPEVAIVGVNKIVERPMVIKGQIVIRKMMNLSSSFDHRVVDGMDAAQFIQAIRGLLEQPATLFVD, encoded by the coding sequence ATGGGCACGCACGTTATCAAGATGCCGGACATCGGCGAAGGCATCGCAGAAGTAGAACTGTCGCAGTGGCACGTGAAGGTCGGCGACCTGGTGGTCGAAGACCAGGTGCTGGCAGACGTGATGACCGACAAGGCCATGGTCGACATCCCCTCCCCGGTCCACGGCAAAGTGCTGGCCCTGGGCGGCGAGCCGGGTGAAGTGATGGCGGTGGGCAGCATCCTGATCAGCATCGAGGTGGAGGGCGCGGGCAACCTCAAGGACTCCGACCAACTGCCGACGCCGAGCAAGGCGCCAGCCGCCGCGGAAAAACCGACCGCCGCGCCGGTAGCCGCCGCACCACAAGTGGAAAAACCGGCACCGGCCTGCCAGGCCGCTGCCAGCCGTCCGGCCCAGGCTCCGGTCGCCCGGGAAGCCAACGAGCGCCCGCTGGCCTCGCCGGCGGTGCGCAAGCATGCCCTGGACCTGGGCATCCAGCTGCGCCTGGTACAAGGCAGCGGCCCCGCCGGACGCGTGCTGCATGAAGACCTGGACGCCTACCTGGCCCAGGGCAGCCAGCCGTTCGGTGGCCATTCGGCGCCAGGTGCCGGTTATGCCGAGCGCCACGACGAAGAGCAGATCCAGGTGATCGGCATGCGTCGCAAGATTGCCCAACGCATGCAGGAATCCAAGCACCGCGCCGCGCACTTCAGCTACGTCGAGGAAGTGGACGTCACCGCCCTGGAAGAACTGCGCATCCACCTCAACGAGAAGCATGGCGCTACCCGCGGCAAGCTGACCCTGCTGCCGTTCCTGGTACGGGCGATGGTGGTGGCCCTGCGCGACTTCCCGCAGATCAACGCGCGCTACGACGATGAAGCCCAGGTCATCACCCGCCACGGCGCGGTGCACGTCGGGGTCGCCACCCAGAGCGACGTCGGCCTGATGGTGCCAGTGGTACGCCACGCCGAGGCCCGCAGCCTGTGGGGCAACGCCGAGGAGATCGTGCGCCTGGCCAAGGCCGCCCGCGCCGGCAAGGCCGCGCGTGAAGAGCTGTCCGGCTCGACCATCACCCTCACCAGCCTCGGTGCCCTGGGCGGGATCGTCAGCACTCCGGTGCTGAACCTGCCGGAAGTGGCCATCGTCGGGGTCAACAAGATCGTCGAGCGGCCCATGGTGATCAAGGGCCAGATCGTGATCCGCAAGATGATGAACCTCTCCAGCTCCTTCGATCACCGGGTGGTCGACGGCATGGACGCCGCGCAATTCATCCAGGCCATCCGCGGCCTGCTCGAACAACCCGCCACGTTGTTCGTGGACTGA
- a CDS encoding sigma-70 family RNA polymerase sigma factor gives MPAPVQASDLTLLYRQQHQWLKNWLRLRLNCSHSAADLAQDTFLRLLAKPEPLQILAPRSFLAKVAQSVLSNHYRRQKLERAYLEALQHVPAHGVPDLETQAILMQTLMQLDAVLERLERPVRQAFLWWQLDGLGHEQIAERLQVSVTTVKRYIVKAGAQCILLDDSLGSL, from the coding sequence ATGCCTGCTCCCGTCCAAGCCAGCGACCTGACCCTGCTGTATCGCCAACAGCATCAATGGCTGAAGAACTGGCTGCGCCTGCGGCTCAACTGTTCCCACAGCGCCGCCGACCTGGCCCAGGACACCTTCCTGCGTCTGCTGGCCAAGCCCGAACCGCTGCAGATCCTGGCACCGCGCAGCTTCCTGGCCAAGGTGGCGCAGAGCGTGCTGAGCAACCACTACCGGCGCCAGAAACTGGAGCGAGCCTACCTCGAGGCCCTGCAGCACGTGCCGGCGCATGGGGTGCCGGACCTGGAGACCCAGGCCATCCTCATGCAAACCCTGATGCAGCTGGACGCCGTGCTCGAGCGCCTGGAGCGCCCGGTACGCCAGGCCTTCCTCTGGTGGCAGCTCGACGGCCTGGGCCATGAGCAGATCGCCGAACGCCTGCAAGTCTCGGTGACCACGGTCAAGCGCTACATCGTCAAGGCCGGGGCCCAGTGCATCCTTCTCGACGACAGCCTGGGCTCCTTGTGA